One segment of Neodiprion fabricii isolate iyNeoFabr1 chromosome 1, iyNeoFabr1.1, whole genome shotgun sequence DNA contains the following:
- the LOC124187757 gene encoding rap guanine nucleotide exchange factor 6-like isoform X11 → MTEYLDTHFVRALCRDPDRRTLQDLQIIYYGLLGLEALRPCRDSILRGLCKIVRYERHHANHVLYYTGELATSWYILLSGSVFIDGSMFLPRSSFGKRTGGSARRPNECFVLEPSEMIVIDYPEVHGGGGRMHRTPHPITDHRQVNLVFDDTFSQGLTGRPELFQKSNRSSHSSDTSSAYSGSDTMTSVQSSLDADEVDLSGLVESIVDSDEEEDLAESMDSLTVRDTIRDCLEKDPVDRTADDIDILLEFTQHLKAFTNMTLAVRRALCAVMVFAVVERAGMIVLNDGEELDSWSVLINGAVEVEHSNGQVEQLQMGDSFGVQPTKERLLHRGVMKTKCDDCQFVCVTQDDYCKIQSQGVENTKRHEENGRVILVTELRGASDGTGRKSHVVIRGTPERLMLQLIKETSTTDPTYVDDFLLTHRTFIDNPLLVANQLLEWFTEPQVRDRVTRVVLFWVNNHFTDFETDPAMMEFLETFEIGLEKEKMHGQLRLLNIACAAKARTRNVTLTRPSRDEVLHFSILGGYERNFGIFISKVDKRSKAEDVGLKRGDQILEVNRQSFEHVSHAKALEILRGSTHLSITVKSNLLAFKEMLQTPDNSPRPRGRVSKPEITRLQTDLRLSTHTDPLTPVNAINPLVCNLPLLMTDSNVSPCKDAKKEHKGFMTLAPKKRLQKALEKMKILPKNTINDGVHVDDPLGPPHTPPGTGLTQTSNLYHSRSNPDLTTIYYDDRAPDYPEHVLKVYKADQTCKYLLVHKETTAHEVVMLALREFGITDSSSNFSLAEVSVREGGMIKQRQLADNLQNLAETIGLSSRYYLKTKGVSETLVADEQAPELVRESQVHFLHLNAVEVAIQLTLQDFSIFRKIESTEYVDDLFELRSRYGTPMLRDFAELVNREMFWVVTEICSEHNLVRRSKIIKQFIKIARQCKECKNFNSMFAIVSGLGHAAVGRLRATWEKLPTKYQRLFNDLEKLMDPSRNMSQYRQLIASEQTQPPIIPFYPVVKKDLTFIHLGNDSRVEGLINFEKLRMIAKEVRTLTKMCSSQYDLQTMTDIGGQALSSAMVSMNQMNSANQGGQTATVKRRKKSTAAPNPKKMFEEAQMVRRVKAYLANMEVITDEERLHALSAECEPHAGAVAIAAAVPLANRGRRHPSPTLSTTSSASSTSEGRKSIQGTKFGAASPQAQRKILALSDPHKTRPHQPKHCPAPLPIPGLALHAGGLEPSPGAPRRVGSATRVPMHERSHSDTPSGLPPPVDLSAESSSVTSLSNLQPLRKTLTSDDEDAQVSAV, encoded by the exons CTTTGGTAAGCGGACGGGAGGAAGCGCCCGAAGGCCGAACGAATGCTTCGTCTTGGAACCCTCCGAGATGATAGTC ATCGACTACCCCGAAGTACACGGTGGAGGCGGCAGAATGCACAGAACGCCGCATCCAATCACCGACCATCGTCAGGTCAACTTGGTATTCGATGAtacg TTTTCGCAGGGCCTGACTGGCAGGCCAGAATTGTTTCAAAAGTCAAACAGAAGCAGCCATTCCAGTGACACAAGCTCCGCTTATAGCGGCTCTGACACAATGACGTCTGTTCAAAGCTCCTTGGATGCCGACGAGGTCGACTTGTCCGGACTTGTCGAGTCCATAGTAGACAGCGACGAGGAAGAAGACCTTGCCGAAAGCATGGAT AGCCTGACTGTCCGCGACACGATAAGAGACTGCTTGGAGAAAGATCCCGTGGATCGAACTGCGGACGACATAGACATACTTTTGGAATTTACGCAACACTTGAAAGCCTTTACGAATATGACGTTAGCGGTGCGAAGAGCGTTGTGTGCCGTTATGGTGTTCGCCGTGGTCGAGAGAGCCGGAATGATCGTTCTTAACGATGGTGAAGAATTGGACAGCTGGAGCGTGCTGATAAACGGAGCAGTTGAAGTTGAGCACAGCAACGGCCAGGTCGAGCAGCTCCAGATGGGGGACAGTTTTGGTGTTCAACCAACTAAAGAGCGCCTCTTGCATCGAGGGGTAATGAAAACGAA gTGCGATGACTGTCAGTTTGTGTGTGTAACGCAGGATGATTACTGCAAAATCCAGAGTCAGGGTGTTGAGAACACAAAACGGCACGAAGAAAATGGTCGAGTAATATTAGTCACTGAATTACGAGGCGCGTCGGATGGTACCGGACGTAAAAGTCACGTCGTTATTCGTGGCACCCCGGAACGTTTGATGTTACAGTTAATAAAAGAGACTAGCACCACAGATCCCACCTATGTAGACGATTTTTTGTTGACGCATAGAACGTTTATTGACAATCCACTGTTGGTAGCTAATCAACTTTTAGAATGGTTTACCGAACCACAAGTTAGGGATCGTGTAACTAGAGTTGTGTTGTTTTGGGTGAATAACCATTTCACGGATTTTGAAACTGACCCAGCAATGATGGAGTTTTTGGAGACGTTTGAGATCggtttggaaaaagaaaagatgcACGGTCAGTTGAG ATTGCTGAATATTGCGTGTGCGGCAAAAGCGAGAACGCGAAACGTTACATTGACAAGACCGAGCAGAGACGAAGTCCTGCATTTCAGCATACTCGGTGGctatgagagaaattttggaattttcatcTCTAAAGTTGACAAACGATCAAAGGCTGAAGATGTCGGATTGAAAAGAGGGGATCAAATTCTCGAAGTAAACAGGCAAAGCTTCGAGCACGTCAGTCACGCGAAAGCCCTCGAAATTCTCAGAGGATCAACGCATCTCAGTATTACGGTCAAGTCCAATCTTCTTG cATTCAAGGAGATGCTACAGACACCCGACAACTCACCAAGACCAAGGGGAAGGGTGAGCAAGCCGGAAATTACGAGATTACAAACCGACCTCAGACTGTCGACGCATACGGATCCATTGACACCAGTAAATGCCATCAATCCCTTGGTCTGCAACTTGCCGTTGTTAATGACAGACAGTAATGTCTCGCCGTGTAAAGACGCTAAGAAGGAGCACAAGGGTTTCATGACGCTAGCGCCGAAAAAGAGGCTGCAAAAGGCACtggaaaagatgaaaatattgcCAAAGAATACTATCAA cgATGGCGTACACGTTGATGACCCCCTAGGTCCTCCTCATACCCCACCAGGTACGGGACTCACCCAAACTTCGAACCTCTATCATTCCAGAAGTAATCCAGATCTCACTACGATATATTACGACGACCGTGCGCCAGATTATCCTGAACACGTTCTCAAGGTTTACAAAGCTGACCAgacttgtaaatatttattagtacaCAAAGAGACAACAGCTCACGAG GTTGTAATGCTGGCTCTACGAGAATTTGGTATAACTGATAGCAGTTCGAATTTCTCTCTGGCTGAGGTGAGCGTCAGGGAAGGCGGTATGATCAAGCAACGTCAGTTGGCTgataatttgcaaaatttagcGGAAACGATAGGTCTTAGTTCTCGTTACTACCTAAAAACAAAGGGTGTATCCGAGACTCTTGTTGCCGATGAACAGGCGCCCGAACTTGTCCGCGAATCGCAAGTTCATTTCCTCCATCTAAATGCTGTTGAAGTTGCGATTCAGTTGACGCTACAAGATTTCAGCATATTTAG gAAAATCGAATCGACCGAATACGTTGACGATTTATTTGAGCTAAGGAGTAGGTATGGCACGCCGATGCTCAGGGACTTTGCCGAGCTCGTCAACAGAGAAATGTTCTGGGTTGTGACAGAAATTTGTTCGGAGCACAATCTTGTCAGACGAAGCAAAATCATCAAACAGTTTATCAAAATTGCTC GGCAATGTAAAGagtgcaaaaatttcaactcaatGTTCGCAATCGTTTCTGGGCTGGGTCATGCGGCAGTTGGTCGTCTTCGAGCAACTTGGGAGAAACTCCCTACTAAATATCAAAGGTTATTCAATGATCTGGAAAAACTCATGGATCCAAGTCGAAACATGAGCCAGTACAGGCAGCTGATAGCATCGGAACAAACTCAACCGCCAATC ATTCCTTTTTACCCAGTTGTTAAAAAAGACTTGACTTTCATTCATCTGGGTAATGACTCCAGGGTTGAAGGGctaatcaattttgaaaagctcAGGATGATCGCCAAGGAGGTGCGTACACTAACGAAAATGTGCTCCTCGCAGTATGATTTGCAAACCATGACAGACATCGGAGGACAAGCATTAAGCTCAGCAATGGTGTCAATGAATCAAATGAACTCGGCGAATCAAG GGGGACAAACGGCAACCGTGAAGAGACGGAAGAAGTCAACGGCAGCCCCGAATCccaaaaaaatgttcgaagAGGCTCAGATGGTTCGCAGAGTAAAAGCTTACCTAGCCAACATGGAAGTGATCACAGATGAAGAGCGTTTGCACGCGCTTTCCGCCGAGTGCGAACCCCACGCGGGTGCGGTCGCGATTGCTGCCGCCGTGCCGTTGGCCAACAGAGGTAGGAGACACCCGTCACCTACGCTGTCGACGACGAGCAGCGCGAGTAGCACAAGCGAAGGTCGGAAAAGCATACAAG GTACAAAATTTGGAGCAGCATCGCCACAAGCGCAGAGAAAAATACTTGCCTTATCCGACCCTCATAAGACGAGACCTCACCAACCAAAACACTGCCCAGCTCCACTTCCTATACCTGGCCTAGCTCTGCATGCGGGTGGCTTGGAACCCAGTCCCGGAGCGCCGAGAAGAGTCGGATCAGCAACGAGGGTTCCGATGCACGAGAGATCGCATAGCGATACACCTTCTGGACTGCCGCCACCTGTTGATCTGAGTGCAGAAAGCAGCAGTGTTACTAGTCTGAGTAATCTGCAACCTCTGAGAAAAACACTGACCAGTG ATGACGAGGATGCTCAAGTTTCGGCGGTGTAA
- the LOC124187757 gene encoding rap guanine nucleotide exchange factor 6-like isoform X3 produces MTEYLDTHFVRALCRDPDRRTLQDLQIIYYGLLGLEALRPCRDSILRGLCKIVRYERHHANHVLYYTGELATSWYILLSGSVFIDGSMFLPRSSFGKRTGGSARRPNECFVLEPSEMIVIDYPEVHGGGGRMHRTPHPITDHRQVNLVFDDTFSQGLTGRPELFQKSNRSSHSSDTSSAYSGSDTMTSVQSSLDADEVDLSGLVESIVDSDEEEDLAESMDSLTVRDTIRDCLEKDPVDRTADDIDILLEFTQHLKAFTNMTLAVRRALCAVMVFAVVERAGMIVLNDGEELDSWSVLINGAVEVEHSNGQVEQLQMGDSFGVQPTKERLLHRGVMKTKCDDCQFVCVTQDDYCKIQSQGVENTKRHEENGRVILVTELRGASDGTGRKSHVVIRGTPERLMLQLIKETSTTDPTYVDDFLLTHRTFIDNPLLVANQLLEWFTEPQVRDRVTRVVLFWVNNHFTDFETDPAMMEFLETFEIGLEKEKMHGQLRLLNIACAAKARTRNVTLTRPSRDEVLHFSILGGYERNFGIFISKVDKRSKAEDVGLKRGDQILEVNRQSFEHVSHAKALEILRGSTHLSITVKSNLLAFKEMLQTPDNSPRPRGRVSKPEITRLQTDLRLSTHTDPLTPVNAINPLVCNLPLLMTDSNVSPCKDAKKEHKGFMTLAPKKRLQKALEKMKILPKNTINDGVHVDDPLGPPHTPPGTGLTQTSNLYHSRSNPDLTTIYYDDRAPDYPEHVLKVYKADQTCKYLLVHKETTAHEVVMLALREFGITDSSSNFSLAEVSVREGGMIKQRQLADNLQNLAETIGLSSRYYLKTKGVSETLVADEQAPELVRESQVHFLHLNAVEVAIQLTLQDFSIFRKIESTEYVDDLFELRSRYGTPMLRDFAELVNREMFWVVTEICSEHNLVRRSKIIKQFIKIARQCKECKNFNSMFAIVSGLGHAAVGRLRATWEKLPTKYQRLFNDLEKLMDPSRNMSQYRQLIASEQTQPPIIPFYPVVKKDLTFIHLGNDSRVEGLINFEKLRMIAKEVRTLTKMCSSQYDLQTMTDIGGQALSSAMVSMNQMNSANQGGQTATVKRRKKSTAAPNPKKMFEEAQMVRRVKAYLANMEVITDEERLHALSAECEPHAGAVAIAAAVPLANRGRRHPSPTLSTTSSASSTSEGRKSIQGTKFGAASPQAQRKILALSDPHKTRPHQPKHCPAPLPIPGLALHAGGLEPSPGAPRRVGSATRVPMHERSHSDTPSGLPPPVDLSAESSSVTSLSNLQPLRKTLTSGSVTSSDSGHSTQLDSHSGSSVEAGGSPPPSQRRHSAMQGSVMRGGLPPFPHAVAVLPPLPATYNHYYHHPQPPQGIGVGIGLPPGGMMMRGGPTRQPPAYKVAAQMARLHRLGRAHSHEGVTYHTDHDDDDEDAQVSAV; encoded by the exons CTTTGGTAAGCGGACGGGAGGAAGCGCCCGAAGGCCGAACGAATGCTTCGTCTTGGAACCCTCCGAGATGATAGTC ATCGACTACCCCGAAGTACACGGTGGAGGCGGCAGAATGCACAGAACGCCGCATCCAATCACCGACCATCGTCAGGTCAACTTGGTATTCGATGAtacg TTTTCGCAGGGCCTGACTGGCAGGCCAGAATTGTTTCAAAAGTCAAACAGAAGCAGCCATTCCAGTGACACAAGCTCCGCTTATAGCGGCTCTGACACAATGACGTCTGTTCAAAGCTCCTTGGATGCCGACGAGGTCGACTTGTCCGGACTTGTCGAGTCCATAGTAGACAGCGACGAGGAAGAAGACCTTGCCGAAAGCATGGAT AGCCTGACTGTCCGCGACACGATAAGAGACTGCTTGGAGAAAGATCCCGTGGATCGAACTGCGGACGACATAGACATACTTTTGGAATTTACGCAACACTTGAAAGCCTTTACGAATATGACGTTAGCGGTGCGAAGAGCGTTGTGTGCCGTTATGGTGTTCGCCGTGGTCGAGAGAGCCGGAATGATCGTTCTTAACGATGGTGAAGAATTGGACAGCTGGAGCGTGCTGATAAACGGAGCAGTTGAAGTTGAGCACAGCAACGGCCAGGTCGAGCAGCTCCAGATGGGGGACAGTTTTGGTGTTCAACCAACTAAAGAGCGCCTCTTGCATCGAGGGGTAATGAAAACGAA gTGCGATGACTGTCAGTTTGTGTGTGTAACGCAGGATGATTACTGCAAAATCCAGAGTCAGGGTGTTGAGAACACAAAACGGCACGAAGAAAATGGTCGAGTAATATTAGTCACTGAATTACGAGGCGCGTCGGATGGTACCGGACGTAAAAGTCACGTCGTTATTCGTGGCACCCCGGAACGTTTGATGTTACAGTTAATAAAAGAGACTAGCACCACAGATCCCACCTATGTAGACGATTTTTTGTTGACGCATAGAACGTTTATTGACAATCCACTGTTGGTAGCTAATCAACTTTTAGAATGGTTTACCGAACCACAAGTTAGGGATCGTGTAACTAGAGTTGTGTTGTTTTGGGTGAATAACCATTTCACGGATTTTGAAACTGACCCAGCAATGATGGAGTTTTTGGAGACGTTTGAGATCggtttggaaaaagaaaagatgcACGGTCAGTTGAG ATTGCTGAATATTGCGTGTGCGGCAAAAGCGAGAACGCGAAACGTTACATTGACAAGACCGAGCAGAGACGAAGTCCTGCATTTCAGCATACTCGGTGGctatgagagaaattttggaattttcatcTCTAAAGTTGACAAACGATCAAAGGCTGAAGATGTCGGATTGAAAAGAGGGGATCAAATTCTCGAAGTAAACAGGCAAAGCTTCGAGCACGTCAGTCACGCGAAAGCCCTCGAAATTCTCAGAGGATCAACGCATCTCAGTATTACGGTCAAGTCCAATCTTCTTG cATTCAAGGAGATGCTACAGACACCCGACAACTCACCAAGACCAAGGGGAAGGGTGAGCAAGCCGGAAATTACGAGATTACAAACCGACCTCAGACTGTCGACGCATACGGATCCATTGACACCAGTAAATGCCATCAATCCCTTGGTCTGCAACTTGCCGTTGTTAATGACAGACAGTAATGTCTCGCCGTGTAAAGACGCTAAGAAGGAGCACAAGGGTTTCATGACGCTAGCGCCGAAAAAGAGGCTGCAAAAGGCACtggaaaagatgaaaatattgcCAAAGAATACTATCAA cgATGGCGTACACGTTGATGACCCCCTAGGTCCTCCTCATACCCCACCAGGTACGGGACTCACCCAAACTTCGAACCTCTATCATTCCAGAAGTAATCCAGATCTCACTACGATATATTACGACGACCGTGCGCCAGATTATCCTGAACACGTTCTCAAGGTTTACAAAGCTGACCAgacttgtaaatatttattagtacaCAAAGAGACAACAGCTCACGAG GTTGTAATGCTGGCTCTACGAGAATTTGGTATAACTGATAGCAGTTCGAATTTCTCTCTGGCTGAGGTGAGCGTCAGGGAAGGCGGTATGATCAAGCAACGTCAGTTGGCTgataatttgcaaaatttagcGGAAACGATAGGTCTTAGTTCTCGTTACTACCTAAAAACAAAGGGTGTATCCGAGACTCTTGTTGCCGATGAACAGGCGCCCGAACTTGTCCGCGAATCGCAAGTTCATTTCCTCCATCTAAATGCTGTTGAAGTTGCGATTCAGTTGACGCTACAAGATTTCAGCATATTTAG gAAAATCGAATCGACCGAATACGTTGACGATTTATTTGAGCTAAGGAGTAGGTATGGCACGCCGATGCTCAGGGACTTTGCCGAGCTCGTCAACAGAGAAATGTTCTGGGTTGTGACAGAAATTTGTTCGGAGCACAATCTTGTCAGACGAAGCAAAATCATCAAACAGTTTATCAAAATTGCTC GGCAATGTAAAGagtgcaaaaatttcaactcaatGTTCGCAATCGTTTCTGGGCTGGGTCATGCGGCAGTTGGTCGTCTTCGAGCAACTTGGGAGAAACTCCCTACTAAATATCAAAGGTTATTCAATGATCTGGAAAAACTCATGGATCCAAGTCGAAACATGAGCCAGTACAGGCAGCTGATAGCATCGGAACAAACTCAACCGCCAATC ATTCCTTTTTACCCAGTTGTTAAAAAAGACTTGACTTTCATTCATCTGGGTAATGACTCCAGGGTTGAAGGGctaatcaattttgaaaagctcAGGATGATCGCCAAGGAGGTGCGTACACTAACGAAAATGTGCTCCTCGCAGTATGATTTGCAAACCATGACAGACATCGGAGGACAAGCATTAAGCTCAGCAATGGTGTCAATGAATCAAATGAACTCGGCGAATCAAG GGGGACAAACGGCAACCGTGAAGAGACGGAAGAAGTCAACGGCAGCCCCGAATCccaaaaaaatgttcgaagAGGCTCAGATGGTTCGCAGAGTAAAAGCTTACCTAGCCAACATGGAAGTGATCACAGATGAAGAGCGTTTGCACGCGCTTTCCGCCGAGTGCGAACCCCACGCGGGTGCGGTCGCGATTGCTGCCGCCGTGCCGTTGGCCAACAGAGGTAGGAGACACCCGTCACCTACGCTGTCGACGACGAGCAGCGCGAGTAGCACAAGCGAAGGTCGGAAAAGCATACAAG GTACAAAATTTGGAGCAGCATCGCCACAAGCGCAGAGAAAAATACTTGCCTTATCCGACCCTCATAAGACGAGACCTCACCAACCAAAACACTGCCCAGCTCCACTTCCTATACCTGGCCTAGCTCTGCATGCGGGTGGCTTGGAACCCAGTCCCGGAGCGCCGAGAAGAGTCGGATCAGCAACGAGGGTTCCGATGCACGAGAGATCGCATAGCGATACACCTTCTGGACTGCCGCCACCTGTTGATCTGAGTGCAGAAAGCAGCAGTGTTACTAGTCTGAGTAATCTGCAACCTCTGAGAAAAACACTGACCAGTG GTTCCGTGACAAGCAGTGACAGTGGTCACAGTACGCAATTGGACAGTCACAGTGGCAGCAGCGTTGAAGCCGGTGGCAGCCCGCCTCCTTCGCAGAGACGACACTCGGCTATGCAAG GGTCTGTAATGAGGGGGGGACTACCTCCGTTCCCACACGCAGTCGCCGTGCTGCCTCCACTTCCTGCCACCTACAACCACTACTATCACCACCCCCAACCTCCTCAAG GTATAGGAGTTGGTATTGGCTTGCCTCCTGGAGGAATGATGATGCGAGGTGGTCCAACCCGCCAACCACCTGCCTATAAAGTAGCGGCGCAGATGGCTAGGCTCCACAGATTGGGCAGAGCCCATAGCCACGAGGGGGTCACGTATCACACCGACCACGATGATG ATGACGAGGATGCTCAAGTTTCGGCGGTGTAA